One Myxococcales bacterium DNA segment encodes these proteins:
- a CDS encoding sigma-54-dependent Fis family transcriptional regulator: MGKRKLLCIDDDRDFLIALRLQLREQFRLFVSEGIEEGLKIAEVENPDLILLDVKLESGSGIDAIPKIKSMMPDPDIVMISGARDPKLIVQAIRAGAIDYLTKPFDLNDLLAIFEKQRESKKIKERYQALVQSQNEEIAGQEIIYKSSSMRRLFEQAARLKNHEANVLIVGETGTGKELLARFIHDQEGKGLQRPFVAVNCAAIPEQLLEAELFGAEVGAYTSLQKRRIGKFELADGGDIFLDEIGSLRLDLQAKILRVLQEKEFSRLGSNETIKANFRVIAAANVSLDEKLGRGEFRMDLYHRIRVIQLNIPPLRDRKEDIAELVEYAMNKFSRDGVRKKITPLAMVKLVEYQWPGNVRELINVVHSLIILSRGDLIDESSFPSWVMNGTVPDSNGKRHGDRPVDCSSITLKEYLAQAEKIYIRTALENCRGDKSKTARMLNMGRTTLYARLKDLGMM, from the coding sequence ATGGGAAAGAGAAAGCTGCTCTGCATAGATGACGACAGGGACTTTTTGATAGCGCTGAGGCTCCAACTTCGAGAGCAGTTCAGGCTCTTCGTATCGGAGGGAATAGAGGAGGGGCTGAAAATTGCCGAGGTAGAGAACCCCGACCTCATCCTTCTCGATGTTAAATTGGAATCCGGAAGCGGAATAGATGCGATACCAAAGATAAAGAGCATGATGCCCGACCCCGATATCGTGATGATTTCCGGTGCACGCGATCCCAAGCTCATAGTTCAGGCTATCCGGGCCGGTGCCATAGATTATCTGACCAAACCCTTCGACCTGAACGATCTTCTGGCAATTTTTGAAAAGCAGAGGGAATCAAAAAAGATTAAAGAGCGCTATCAAGCCTTGGTTCAGTCTCAAAACGAGGAGATTGCCGGACAGGAGATCATCTATAAAAGTTCCTCAATGCGTCGACTCTTTGAACAGGCCGCGCGGCTTAAAAATCATGAGGCCAACGTGCTTATCGTGGGTGAAACCGGAACTGGCAAGGAGCTTTTGGCCAGATTTATCCACGATCAGGAGGGGAAGGGATTGCAGCGCCCCTTTGTGGCGGTCAATTGCGCTGCTATTCCGGAACAGCTTTTGGAGGCGGAGCTCTTTGGGGCCGAGGTCGGTGCATATACAAGTCTCCAGAAGAGAAGAATAGGGAAGTTTGAGCTCGCCGATGGAGGAGACATATTTCTTGATGAAATAGGATCGCTGAGGCTGGATCTGCAGGCAAAGATATTGAGAGTTCTGCAGGAAAAAGAGTTTTCGCGTTTGGGGAGCAATGAAACTATCAAAGCGAATTTCAGAGTCATTGCGGCGGCAAATGTCTCACTGGATGAAAAACTCGGGCGTGGCGAATTCCGCATGGATCTGTATCACAGAATAAGGGTGATACAGTTGAATATACCGCCGCTTCGCGATCGCAAGGAGGATATAGCCGAACTGGTTGAGTATGCCATGAATAAATTCAGTCGGGATGGGGTTAGGAAAAAGATCACTCCTCTCGCAATGGTCAAGCTTGTGGAATATCAATGGCCTGGAAACGTTCGCGAGCTGATAAACGTGGTCCACAGCCTGATAATCCTCTCCCGCGGGGATCTGATCGATGAATCATCCTTTCCATCATGGGTCATGAACGGAACAGTTCCTGATTCAAATGGAAAAAGACACGGAGATCGTCCCGTTGACTGTTCATCTATCACATTGAAGGAGTATCTGGCTCAGGCTGAAAAAATTTACATACGGACCGCATTGGAGAATTGTAGAGGGGACAAGTCAAAAACTGCGCGGATGTTGAACATGGGCAGGACCACTCTTTATGCGCGGCTTAAGGATCTGGGAATGATGTGA
- the rnr gene encoding ribonuclease R has product MRNKRNSRGNKPHFGKIPSKGSYRVSRMSNSSQKERAGELSIHREGYGFVVMPDPDSSDIFVPARYIGDAMDGDIVEVRIFSSGGRRPEGRISKILERKKKLLIGRIERRHEKFWVISDDLKVRYRILIDASDLSSANDGDNVVVEITRYPAGDSPPKGIVKEVLGRRGEYKTEKLALIIRHSLPRSFPLSVEKEAERTCREIERSTLLESEDRANLLHLPFVTIDGENARDFDDAVYVERADGGYRLYVSIADVSLYVRPGSEVDQEAFRRGTSVYFPDQCIPMLPEILSNEKCSLNPDEPRATVTAELLVSNDGRVSREKFYRSLIKSRARMTYTDIRKILIDKDEQSIFKYGNLYRMISLMKDCHDSLRAARLARGSVDFDLPEADIVMGMDGGISSIVKAERHVGHMMIEEFMVVANEAVARFLTENERGCIYRVHQPPPPDKLKELSLFLYNLGYKFPFSKTVKAGHFASVIRAARGRPEERLVNHFILRSMAQAAYNSENLGHFGLASECYCHFTSPIRRYPDLEVHRLLTSAKRGIKSSRLISISETSSLNERRAMEAEREMTKLFSAFFMREKVGEEFDGIISHVTKFGFFVELMDFYVEGLVHITSLFDDQFYFDEKRMELVGKKRGSRLRIGDKVRIEVAGVDIPAREVNFELVALPV; this is encoded by the coding sequence ATGAGAAATAAAAGAAATAGTCGCGGCAACAAACCTCATTTCGGAAAGATCCCGTCAAAGGGATCTTATCGAGTCTCTCGAATGTCGAACTCTTCTCAAAAGGAACGTGCTGGAGAACTTTCCATCCATAGAGAGGGATATGGTTTTGTAGTTATGCCCGACCCCGATTCTTCAGATATATTTGTGCCGGCAAGATATATCGGCGATGCGATGGACGGTGATATAGTAGAGGTGAGAATTTTCTCATCCGGCGGGCGGCGTCCCGAGGGTAGGATTTCAAAGATTTTGGAGAGGAAGAAAAAACTACTAATCGGCAGGATCGAACGCCGTCATGAAAAGTTTTGGGTGATCTCCGACGATCTTAAGGTGCGTTATAGAATTCTCATCGACGCTTCTGATCTTTCCAGTGCAAATGATGGAGATAACGTGGTTGTCGAGATCACGCGCTATCCCGCTGGCGATTCTCCTCCAAAGGGGATAGTAAAGGAGGTCTTGGGCAGGCGAGGGGAATACAAAACGGAGAAGCTCGCCCTTATCATCAGGCATTCGCTGCCTCGCAGTTTCCCCCTCTCAGTTGAAAAGGAGGCGGAAAGAACATGCAGGGAGATAGAGAGATCAACCCTGCTCGAATCCGAGGATCGTGCTAATCTCCTTCATCTTCCCTTTGTGACGATAGATGGCGAGAACGCCAGAGACTTCGATGATGCCGTCTATGTTGAAAGGGCAGACGGAGGCTACAGGCTTTATGTTTCCATTGCGGATGTTTCACTCTATGTTCGTCCGGGCTCCGAAGTGGATCAGGAGGCTTTTAGAAGGGGGACCTCCGTATATTTTCCGGATCAGTGCATCCCCATGCTTCCGGAGATATTGTCAAATGAGAAATGCAGTCTGAACCCGGATGAACCGCGAGCCACGGTAACGGCCGAGCTGTTAGTTTCCAATGACGGGCGCGTCAGCCGGGAGAAATTTTACAGGAGCCTTATCAAGAGCAGGGCTAGAATGACCTATACTGATATCAGGAAGATTCTGATCGATAAGGATGAGCAGTCTATTTTTAAGTACGGGAATTTGTACCGGATGATATCCCTTATGAAGGACTGTCACGATTCCTTAAGAGCTGCAAGGCTTGCGAGAGGCTCGGTTGATTTCGACCTGCCCGAGGCCGATATAGTCATGGGCATGGATGGCGGGATATCCTCTATCGTCAAGGCGGAGCGTCATGTCGGTCACATGATGATAGAGGAATTTATGGTCGTTGCGAACGAGGCGGTCGCCAGATTCCTAACTGAGAATGAAAGAGGGTGTATATATCGCGTTCATCAACCTCCTCCGCCCGACAAACTAAAAGAGCTCTCTCTCTTTCTCTACAACCTTGGATATAAATTTCCTTTCTCAAAGACTGTAAAGGCTGGCCACTTTGCCAGCGTGATTCGGGCTGCGCGCGGGCGCCCTGAAGAGAGGCTGGTCAATCATTTCATACTGAGGTCCATGGCGCAGGCGGCATACAACAGTGAGAACCTGGGTCATTTTGGACTGGCATCCGAATGCTATTGTCATTTTACCTCTCCGATCAGGCGATATCCAGATTTAGAGGTTCATAGACTTCTGACTTCTGCGAAAAGAGGGATAAAATCTTCCAGGCTTATATCTATCTCTGAGACTTCTTCGCTGAACGAGAGGAGGGCCATGGAGGCTGAACGTGAGATGACGAAGCTATTCTCCGCATTTTTCATGAGAGAAAAGGTGGGGGAGGAGTTCGACGGGATAATAAGCCATGTCACGAAATTCGGCTTTTTTGTCGAACTAATGGATTTTTATGTCGAGGGGCTCGTCCATATAACCTCACTTTTTGACGATCAATTTTATTTCGATGAAAAGAGGATGGAGTTGGTGGGGAAAAAGAGGGGAAGCAGACTTCGCATAGGTGATAAGGTCCGGATCGAAGTTGCCGGTGTAGATATACCCGCCAGAGAAGTAAATTTTGAGTTAGTAGCTCTTCCAGTCTAA
- a CDS encoding cell division protein ZapA: protein MKRTMEISIMGQKFMIKSDSDDDYVTHVAKYVDQKINEVLQNTKSVASLNVAILAAMNIADEYFKFQRDKKERFNKVEKKIEDLIELIDLQI, encoded by the coding sequence GTGAAAAGAACTATGGAAATATCGATCATGGGCCAGAAGTTCATGATCAAAAGCGATTCTGACGATGATTACGTGACGCATGTTGCGAAATACGTCGATCAGAAGATCAACGAGGTCCTCCAGAACACCAAGTCCGTCGCTTCTCTGAACGTAGCTATATTGGCAGCCATGAATATTGCGGACGAATACTTTAAATTTCAAAGAGATAAGAAGGAGCGATTCAACAAGGTTGAAAAGAAGATAGAGGATCTGATAGAATTGATCGACCTTCAGATATAA
- a CDS encoding 5-formyltetrahydrofolate cyclo-ligase: MMETRLQLYNRMLSTRDELSSDFVESASKEIQKKFFILEEYRLSRRIGLYAPYQNEVRTSLIFEESDRNRKELYFPAARGVADAVKYYRIQDLKELERRENGSMEPTGKQSSLRDINTLDMIVIPGVAYDLAGARIGFGKGFYDTCLNEFCGERIALAYDFQIVSKLPHLSGKGRVDWIITEKRMIRID; the protein is encoded by the coding sequence GTGATGGAAACGAGGCTTCAGCTTTACAACAGAATGCTTTCCACGCGCGACGAGCTTTCCTCTGATTTTGTTGAATCCGCCAGCAAGGAAATTCAAAAAAAGTTTTTTATTCTAGAGGAGTACCGCCTTTCCAGGCGAATAGGCCTTTATGCCCCTTATCAAAACGAGGTAAGAACCTCCTTAATTTTTGAGGAGAGCGATAGGAATAGGAAAGAGCTCTATTTTCCGGCTGCGAGGGGAGTTGCCGATGCCGTCAAATATTATCGCATTCAGGATCTAAAAGAGCTGGAGAGACGTGAAAATGGTTCCATGGAGCCGACAGGCAAACAGAGTTCTCTCAGGGATATAAATACCCTGGATATGATAGTGATACCGGGTGTTGCCTACGACCTCGCCGGCGCCCGGATCGGTTTTGGAAAGGGTTTTTATGATACCTGCTTGAACGAATTTTGCGGTGAGAGGATAGCGCTTGCCTACGATTTTCAAATCGTTTCAAAGCTTCCGCATCTCTCCGGCAAGGGCAGGGTCGACTGGATCATCACTGAGAAGAGGATGATCCGTATTGACTGA